A single window of bacterium DNA harbors:
- a CDS encoding amidohydrolase family protein, with the protein MQRLTALVFLLVVAAICLDPAVAQTSIDSRRPPIIDMHLHAFHLDDGEPPAVNPVTGRPSAARTSAELRDMSLAELERYNIVKAVASGPPETIGRWREAAPDRIMVGAFVDEASPLPDLARLRAEIQAGRVHVLGELILQHRGMAPNDPCMEPYYALAEEMDIPVGIHTGIGPPGTPYDPCCPNFRVTLGNPILVEEVLIRHPRLRIYLMHGGAPYLQETKAILSVYPQVYVDLATINWILPREEFHSYMRELVRAGFGRRLLFGSDQMVWPEAIGMAVEGIESAAFLTEEEKRDIFYNNAVRFLGLDEK; encoded by the coding sequence ATGCAGAGATTGACTGCGCTAGTATTCCTGCTTGTGGTGGCTGCGATTTGCTTGGACCCCGCGGTGGCCCAGACGAGCATCGACAGCCGCAGGCCACCCATCATCGACATGCATCTTCATGCCTTCCACCTGGATGACGGAGAGCCACCCGCAGTGAATCCCGTCACCGGGCGACCGTCCGCCGCGAGAACGAGCGCCGAACTTCGCGACATGTCCTTGGCGGAGCTCGAGCGCTACAACATCGTGAAGGCCGTCGCCAGCGGGCCACCGGAAACAATCGGTCGTTGGCGTGAGGCCGCGCCGGACAGGATCATGGTTGGCGCGTTCGTGGACGAGGCGAGCCCCCTTCCTGACCTCGCGAGACTTCGCGCCGAAATACAAGCGGGTCGCGTGCACGTTCTGGGCGAGTTGATCCTGCAACACAGAGGCATGGCGCCGAACGACCCTTGCATGGAGCCCTACTACGCGCTCGCCGAAGAAATGGATATCCCAGTAGGGATCCACACGGGGATTGGCCCCCCGGGAACGCCGTACGACCCGTGCTGCCCGAATTTCCGCGTGACGCTCGGAAACCCTATCCTCGTTGAGGAAGTGCTCATTCGCCACCCACGGTTGCGCATCTACCTGATGCACGGCGGGGCCCCGTACCTTCAGGAAACGAAGGCAATCCTGTCGGTGTACCCGCAGGTCTACGTCGATCTCGCGACGATCAATTGGATCCTGCCTCGAGAGGAATTCCACAGCTACATGCGGGAGCTCGTCCGCGCCGGCTTCGGCAGGCGGCTGCTCTTCGGGTCAGACCAGATGGTGTGGCCCGAGGCCATCGGAATGGCAGTGGAAGGGATCGAATCAGCCGCTTTCCTGACCGAAGAGGAGAAGCGCGACATCTTCTACAACAATGCGGTGCGGTTCCTCGGGCTTGACGAGAAGTGA
- a CDS encoding NAD(P)-dependent alcohol dehydrogenase, translating to MKAIVQNHYGSPDVFELREIATPVVKRDDDVLVRVHAAALHAGDYFIMRGVPYLVRLFTGWPNPKNHVPGYDVAGHVVAVGKNVTRFQPGDEVFGECGRTCAEYVCTAEDKLLPRPTSLTLEQAAAVPMSALTALHGLRDAGRVQPGHKVLINGASGGVGTFAVQIAKTFGAEVTGVCSTRNVDMVRAIGADHVIDYTEEDFTLSGHRYDLILDNVANRSFSDCRRALSPQGTLIPNSGNGGLGYIAKALLLSVFARQKVRLFLSIPKNEDLVVLKKLIEAGEVTPVIDRTYPLSQTPEAFRYLNQGHARGKVVITVE from the coding sequence GTGAAGGCGATCGTTCAAAATCACTATGGTTCACCGGATGTCTTCGAACTCAGGGAAATCGCTACACCGGTTGTCAAGAGGGATGACGACGTGCTGGTTCGCGTTCATGCAGCTGCTCTCCATGCAGGCGACTACTTTATTATGAGAGGCGTGCCGTACCTCGTGCGCTTGTTTACCGGGTGGCCCAATCCCAAGAACCATGTTCCGGGATACGATGTGGCAGGGCATGTTGTGGCGGTCGGTAAGAACGTGACCCGGTTTCAACCAGGTGACGAAGTCTTCGGTGAGTGTGGCCGCACCTGTGCCGAGTATGTGTGTACTGCAGAAGACAAGCTTCTGCCGAGGCCGACCAGTCTAACGCTTGAGCAAGCCGCCGCCGTTCCTATGTCAGCGCTCACCGCCCTCCATGGTCTTCGGGATGCGGGGAGGGTGCAGCCAGGGCACAAGGTCTTGATTAATGGTGCGTCGGGGGGTGTGGGCACATTCGCTGTGCAGATTGCCAAGACGTTCGGAGCTGAGGTGACCGGCGTCTGCAGCACCAGGAACGTGGACATGGTCCGTGCGATCGGCGCGGACCATGTCATTGATTACACCGAAGAGGACTTCACGCTCAGCGGCCATCGCTACGATCTTATCCTCGATAATGTAGCGAACCGTTCGTTTTCAGACTGCAGGCGCGCGCTCTCTCCCCAAGGGACTCTAATACCGAACAGCGGCAATGGCGGCCTGGGTTACATTGCTAAGGCGCTCTTGTTGTCGGTGTTCGCCCGCCAGAAGGTACGCCTGTTTCTTTCGATTCCGAAAAACGAGGACCTGGTTGTTCTGAAGAAGCTCATTGAGGCCGGAGAGGTCACACCCGTCATCGACAGAACGTACCCGCTCAGTCAGACCCCTGAAGCCTTTCGGTATCTGAATCAAGGTCATGCCCGAGGAAAGGTAGTCATAACTGTAGAATGA
- a CDS encoding transposase: MESDRDTLRPRLLDRIRHTIRTRHYSRRTERAYVDWVRRFVRFHGLRHPEEMGAEEVTAFLTHLAVRRRVSASTQNQALSALLFLYRHVLEIELPWLDGLVRAKRPQRLPTVLSKAEVGLLLGQLHGPPRLVAALLYGLLFRAVSQTLAAIARDPRHLGAEIGFLAVLHTWGQNLHHHPHVHCVVPGGGLSLDGQQWVASRKRYFLPVPVLRRFFRGCFLRFLQQARQQQKLEFHGEQAALAEPERWQSLLATLRAKPWVVYAKPLFGGPRQVLRYLARYTHRVAISNRRILSIDNATVRFQWKDYRHDNQQRVMTLAADEFIRRFLLHVLPKGFQRIRQYGLLANRAKTEKLARCRRLLAGRDSQGEACGNGAVQDGNLDTARWTRCPVCRQGRLLRVGDIAAVVTARSPPCSVARNKSHRRAA; encoded by the coding sequence ATGGAAAGCGACAGGGATACGCTTCGCCCCCGGCTGCTGGACCGCATCCGACACACCATCCGCACCCGCCACTACAGCCGCCGCACCGAGCGCGCCTACGTGGACTGGGTCCGCCGCTTCGTGAGGTTCCACGGTCTGCGACACCCGGAGGAAATGGGCGCCGAAGAGGTGACGGCCTTCCTCACCCATCTCGCCGTCAGGCGTCGCGTGAGCGCCTCGACCCAGAATCAGGCGCTGAGCGCCCTGCTGTTCCTCTACAGACACGTGCTGGAGATCGAGTTGCCCTGGCTCGACGGCCTCGTGCGGGCGAAGAGACCGCAACGCCTGCCCACGGTGCTGTCGAAGGCCGAGGTGGGGCTCCTGCTGGGGCAGCTCCACGGACCGCCTCGCCTGGTGGCCGCCCTGCTGTACGGCCTGCTGTTTCGGGCGGTGTCGCAGACGCTCGCGGCCATCGCACGGGATCCACGGCACCTCGGAGCGGAGATCGGCTTTCTGGCGGTCCTGCACACCTGGGGCCAGAACCTGCACCACCACCCGCACGTGCATTGCGTGGTTCCTGGTGGAGGCCTCTCGCTGGACGGGCAGCAGTGGGTTGCTTCGCGGAAACGCTACTTTCTGCCGGTGCCCGTGCTCAGACGGTTCTTCCGGGGGTGTTTCCTGCGCTTTCTCCAGCAGGCCCGACAGCAACAGAAGCTGGAGTTCCACGGCGAACAGGCCGCACTCGCCGAACCGGAGCGGTGGCAGTCACTGTTGGCGACGTTGCGAGCCAAGCCGTGGGTCGTCTACGCCAAGCCACTGTTCGGTGGCCCCAGGCAGGTGTTGCGCTACCTGGCCCGGTATACCCATCGCGTGGCCATCTCCAACCGGCGGATCCTGAGCATCGACAACGCCACGGTGCGGTTCCAGTGGAAGGACTACCGCCATGACAACCAGCAGCGGGTGATGACCCTCGCCGCTGACGAGTTCATCCGACGCTTCCTGCTGCACGTCCTGCCGAAGGGGTTTCAGCGTATCCGGCAGTACGGGCTGCTGGCCAACCGGGCCAAGACCGAGAAGCTCGCCCGATGTCGCCGGTTGCTGGCCGGAAGAGACAGCCAGGGCGAAGCCTGCGGCAATGGCGCCGTGCAGGACGGGAACCTGGACACGGCCAGATGGACCCGTTGCCCAGTGTGTCGTCAAGGGCGGTTGCTGAGAGTCGGGGACATCGCTGCGGTGGTGACTGCTCGTTCGCCGCCTTGTAGTGTCGCCAGGAACAAGAGCCACAGGAGGGCGGCATGA
- a CDS encoding dipeptide epimerase: protein MRIRKVDAWRVDMTLAEPYTIAYETVTTATNIFLSVDTGRYVGWGCAAPDLPVTGETPEDTLAVLQGDVAAALVGQDSLRPAAVLDKVAPLLAGRPSAQAAVDMALWDLVGQCAGLPLWRLFGGHRTRIRTSVTIGILPPGETVARARKYAAQGFRCLKIKGGVDPDLDAERVLKVREALGPGAELRFDANQGFTVEQTLAFVAAVRTARLELIEQPTPRDELDQLGRVTAGSSLPIMADESLMSLRDAFRLARNDLADMINVKLMKVGGLSQALKIDAVAQAAGLEVMVGCMDEAALGIAAGLQYALARRNVHYADLDGHLDLLDDPTAGTVTLEDGWLVGSDRPGLGLGYRLGS, encoded by the coding sequence ATGAGGATCCGCAAGGTCGACGCCTGGCGCGTGGACATGACCCTGGCCGAGCCCTACACCATCGCCTACGAGACGGTGACCACGGCCACCAACATATTCCTGAGCGTGGACACCGGGCGCTACGTGGGCTGGGGCTGCGCGGCGCCCGACCTGCCGGTGACCGGCGAGACCCCCGAGGACACCCTGGCCGTGCTGCAGGGCGACGTGGCCGCCGCGCTGGTGGGACAGGACTCGCTGCGCCCCGCGGCCGTGCTCGACAAGGTCGCGCCCCTGCTCGCCGGCCGTCCCTCGGCCCAGGCGGCCGTGGACATGGCGCTGTGGGACCTCGTAGGGCAGTGCGCGGGCCTGCCGCTCTGGCGGCTCTTCGGCGGCCACCGCACGCGCATCCGCACCAGCGTGACCATCGGCATCCTGCCGCCCGGCGAGACGGTGGCCCGGGCGCGCAAGTACGCGGCGCAGGGCTTCCGCTGCCTCAAGATCAAGGGCGGCGTCGATCCCGACCTGGACGCCGAGCGCGTGCTGAAGGTGCGCGAGGCGCTCGGACCGGGCGCCGAGCTGCGTTTCGACGCCAACCAGGGCTTCACGGTCGAGCAGACCCTGGCCTTCGTGGCGGCGGTGCGCACGGCCAGGCTCGAGCTCATCGAGCAGCCCACGCCGCGCGACGAGCTCGACCAGCTCGGCCGCGTCACCGCCGGCTCGTCCCTGCCCATCATGGCCGACGAGAGCCTCATGTCCCTGCGCGACGCCTTCCGCCTCGCCCGGAACGACCTGGCCGACATGATCAACGTCAAGCTCATGAAGGTGGGCGGACTGAGCCAGGCGCTGAAGATCGACGCCGTGGCCCAGGCCGCCGGCCTCGAGGTGATGGTGGGATGCATGGACGAGGCCGCCCTGGGCATCGCAGCGGGCCTGCAGTACGCGCTGGCCAGGCGCAACGTGCATTACGCCGACCTCGACGGACACCTCGACCTGCTGGACGATCCGACGGCCGGGACCGTGACGCTCGAGGACGGGTGGCTGGTGGGATCGGACCGGCCGGGGCTGGGTCTCGGATACCGGCTCGGCTCGTAG
- a CDS encoding creatininase family protein produces the protein MSDNPLAPLLVWDRLEVGPARIEARRISAQYTVVRPEGTESVKLSYAWEEDVLDPDDPVDRNLASLILAQVALNYGLFCRRMVLHGAFDERDRRFLADMAANTSREIYVNRFLKPNPFLVEPATKLPVVRAGEASRAELVFPDAVAEDRQASWGGERGACCVLSSGGKDSLLSYGLLAELGVETHPVFVNESGRHWFTALNAHRHFREHVPDTGRVWTDCDRVFSWMLRRLPFVRPDFAKVRADIYPVRLWTVAVFLFGALPLLRKRGIDRLVIGDEFDTSRRVRHRGLTHYDGLYDQSRWFDLALSRYFQRKSWRVHQFSLLRHLSELLIEKILVERYPDLQRLQVSCHAAHKDEDSDRVLPCGKCEKCRRIVGMLAALGADPQRCGYAPKQIEDALQALHGHDVKQESAGSDQMILMLHERGLWRTDEPLPDAHPEVLQVRLDKDRAPLGTMPSDLRGPVLRLCLQHADGAVIRHGRVWLPCDPFDEPDFNTLSPFENRRRGAASENRQPWLLAELTWPEAEQRFHETDIVLLPVGAIEQHGPHLPLDVDAFDADWLARRVAASCTDPKPLVLPLIPYGVSYHHEDFVGTLSMRNETMAQLVYDVGMGAARCGATKLVIVNGHGGNGPALHFAAQMINRDARIFTCVESGETSDVDINALAETDNDVHAGEIETSTTLALRPELVHMDRAAPSVPRFSSRYLDFTNLRAVTWNAYTARISPNGVMGDPTRASAEKGHRMWQVMVRNLVDFVEDLKSLTLDEIHQRRY, from the coding sequence ATGTCCGACAACCCGTTGGCGCCGCTGCTGGTCTGGGACCGTCTTGAGGTGGGTCCGGCGCGGATCGAGGCGCGGCGCATCAGCGCGCAGTACACGGTGGTCCGCCCCGAGGGCACAGAGAGCGTGAAGCTGAGCTACGCCTGGGAGGAGGACGTCCTCGATCCGGACGACCCCGTCGACCGGAACCTGGCCTCCCTGATCCTCGCCCAGGTCGCCCTCAACTACGGCCTGTTCTGCCGCCGCATGGTGCTGCATGGAGCCTTCGACGAGCGCGACCGCCGCTTCCTGGCAGACATGGCCGCCAACACGTCGCGCGAGATCTACGTGAACAGGTTCCTCAAGCCCAACCCCTTCCTCGTGGAGCCGGCGACGAAGCTGCCCGTGGTCAGGGCTGGCGAAGCGTCGCGCGCCGAGCTGGTCTTTCCCGACGCGGTCGCGGAGGATCGGCAGGCGTCCTGGGGCGGGGAGCGCGGCGCCTGCTGCGTCCTGTCCAGCGGGGGGAAGGACAGCCTGCTGAGCTACGGCCTCCTCGCCGAACTGGGGGTCGAGACGCACCCGGTCTTCGTCAACGAATCGGGCCGCCACTGGTTCACGGCCCTCAACGCCCACCGCCATTTCCGGGAGCACGTTCCCGACACCGGCCGCGTCTGGACCGATTGCGACCGCGTCTTCAGCTGGATGCTGCGCCGCCTGCCCTTCGTCCGGCCGGACTTCGCCAAGGTGCGGGCCGACATCTACCCGGTCCGGCTGTGGACCGTGGCCGTGTTCCTCTTCGGCGCCCTGCCGCTGCTGCGCAAGCGCGGCATCGACCGCCTGGTGATCGGCGACGAGTTCGACACCAGCAGGCGGGTCCGCCACAGGGGCCTGACCCACTACGACGGGCTCTACGACCAGAGCCGCTGGTTCGACCTGGCGCTCAGCCGCTACTTCCAGCGCAAGAGCTGGCGGGTGCATCAGTTCTCCCTGCTGCGCCATCTCTCGGAGCTGCTGATCGAGAAGATCCTGGTGGAGCGCTATCCCGACCTGCAGCGGCTCCAGGTGTCCTGCCACGCCGCGCACAAGGACGAGGACAGCGATCGCGTCCTGCCCTGCGGCAAGTGCGAGAAGTGCCGGCGCATCGTGGGCATGCTGGCGGCCCTGGGCGCCGACCCCCAGCGCTGCGGGTATGCGCCGAAGCAGATCGAGGACGCCCTGCAGGCGTTGCACGGACACGACGTCAAGCAGGAGAGCGCCGGCTCCGACCAGATGATCCTGATGCTGCACGAGCGCGGCCTGTGGCGGACCGACGAGCCGCTCCCGGACGCGCATCCGGAGGTCCTGCAGGTCCGCCTGGACAAGGACCGGGCCCCGCTCGGCACCATGCCCAGCGATCTGCGCGGACCGGTGCTGCGCCTCTGCCTGCAGCACGCCGACGGCGCCGTGATACGGCACGGCCGCGTGTGGCTGCCCTGCGATCCCTTCGACGAGCCCGACTTCAATACGCTGTCGCCATTCGAGAACCGCCGGCGGGGCGCGGCGTCGGAGAACAGGCAGCCGTGGCTGCTGGCCGAGCTGACCTGGCCCGAGGCCGAGCAGCGTTTCCACGAGACGGACATCGTGCTCCTGCCGGTGGGCGCCATCGAGCAGCACGGTCCCCACCTGCCTTTGGACGTCGACGCCTTCGACGCCGACTGGCTCGCACGCCGGGTGGCCGCCTCCTGCACCGACCCCAAGCCGCTGGTGCTGCCGCTGATCCCCTACGGGGTGTCGTACCACCACGAGGACTTCGTCGGCACCCTGTCGATGCGCAACGAGACCATGGCGCAGCTGGTCTACGACGTGGGCATGGGCGCCGCCCGCTGCGGGGCCACCAAGCTCGTCATCGTCAACGGCCACGGCGGCAACGGGCCGGCCCTGCATTTCGCGGCCCAGATGATCAACCGCGACGCCCGCATCTTCACCTGCGTGGAATCGGGCGAGACCAGCGACGTGGACATCAACGCGCTCGCCGAGACGGACAACGACGTGCACGCCGGCGAGATCGAGACCAGCACCACCCTGGCCCTGCGCCCGGAACTGGTGCACATGGACCGCGCGGCCCCGTCGGTGCCGCGCTTCTCGAGCCGCTACCTCGACTTCACGAACCTGCGCGCGGTCACGTGGAACGCCTACACGGCCCGCATCTCTCCCAACGGCGTGATGGGCGACCCCACGCGGGCCAGCGCCGAAAAGGGCCACCGCATGTGGCAGGTGATGGTCCGCAACCTCGTTGATTTCGTCGAGGACCTCAAGAGCCTGACCCTCGACGAGATCCATCAACGGCGGTACTGA
- a CDS encoding DUF1611 domain-containing protein, translating into MTRKPEGRAVVYCRGAFNTTNGKTAHGLVRRSERYDVAAVIDGTWAGRDAGEVLDGRPRGIPVVADLRAALDAAARSGGPATHFVVGLAPDGGRLPGAARKDVADALRAGLGVDSGLHDFLSEDPEFSALAREYGAQIRDVRRTPPRSELHFFDGRIDEVAAFRVAILGTDSAVGKRTTAWLLVDAWREAGRRAELVGTGQTAWLQGARRAIILDSLINDFVAGEIEHAVWSCWRESDAEAIVLEGQGSLMNPAYPGGFELLAAGRPQAVVMQHAPARREYDGFPGFAMHDLPTQIRAVELISGRPVVAVTVNHEGLEAAGIPAACAAITGQTGLPAFDVLADGASGLVGVLEPLRAAAAERSA; encoded by the coding sequence GTGACCCGCAAGCCCGAGGGGCGCGCCGTGGTCTACTGCCGGGGCGCCTTCAACACCACCAACGGCAAGACCGCCCACGGGCTGGTGCGCCGCAGCGAGCGCTACGACGTGGCCGCCGTGATAGACGGGACCTGGGCCGGGCGCGACGCGGGCGAGGTGCTCGACGGCCGGCCGCGGGGCATCCCCGTGGTCGCCGATCTGCGGGCGGCCCTCGACGCCGCCGCGCGATCCGGCGGTCCGGCCACCCACTTCGTGGTGGGACTGGCGCCCGACGGCGGGCGGCTGCCCGGCGCGGCCCGAAAGGACGTGGCCGACGCCTTGCGGGCCGGTCTCGGCGTGGACAGCGGCCTGCACGACTTCCTGTCCGAGGATCCGGAGTTCTCCGCCCTGGCCCGCGAATACGGCGCGCAGATCCGCGACGTGCGCCGCACGCCGCCGCGGTCCGAACTGCACTTCTTCGACGGCCGCATCGACGAGGTGGCGGCCTTCCGCGTGGCCATCCTGGGCACCGATTCCGCCGTGGGCAAGCGCACCACCGCCTGGCTGCTGGTCGATGCCTGGCGCGAGGCCGGCCGCCGCGCCGAGCTGGTGGGCACCGGCCAGACCGCCTGGCTGCAGGGCGCCCGCCGGGCCATCATCCTCGATTCGCTGATCAACGACTTCGTCGCCGGCGAGATCGAGCACGCGGTGTGGTCCTGCTGGCGGGAGAGCGACGCCGAGGCGATCGTGCTCGAGGGCCAGGGCAGTCTCATGAATCCCGCCTACCCCGGGGGCTTCGAGCTGCTGGCGGCGGGCCGGCCCCAGGCCGTCGTCATGCAGCACGCGCCGGCGCGCCGGGAGTACGACGGCTTCCCGGGCTTCGCGATGCACGACCTGCCCACGCAGATCCGCGCCGTGGAGCTGATCTCGGGCCGGCCGGTGGTGGCCGTCACCGTGAACCACGAGGGTCTCGAAGCCGCCGGGATCCCGGCGGCCTGCGCGGCCATCACCGGGCAGACGGGCCTGCCCGCCTTCGACGTCCTGGCCGACGGCGCCTCGGGACTGGTGGGCGTCCTGGAACCCCTGCGCGCGGCCGCCGCGGAGAGGAGTGCGTGA